One Planctomycetaceae bacterium DNA segment encodes these proteins:
- the fabD gene encoding ACP S-malonyltransferase, with protein MNTTFLYPGQGAQDVGMGKDLCEKYPAARAIFEQAEKISALPLMKLCFEGPKEELSRTDVAQPAIFTMSVAVSAAIAQKLGPQAATFVPTFTAGLSLGEYTALYAAGAMDFETGLKLVTQRGRLMQQAATLVPSGMVSVIGMDEPQAESLCLQASQGEVLVCANFNCPGQIVLSGQIGACRRAAEMAPAAGAKMAVPLDVAGAFHSSLMATAAETFAQTLLDVPFKDPTCVVLSNVDARPYASAAEIPAKLLAQLVQPVRWQQCMEYLIAQGAGAFYEIGPGRVLAGLAKRIDRKLPITCVNAPDAVEQLTANA; from the coding sequence ATGAATACAACCTTTTTATATCCAGGACAGGGCGCCCAGGATGTCGGGATGGGCAAGGACCTCTGCGAGAAGTACCCCGCCGCCCGTGCGATCTTCGAGCAGGCCGAGAAGATCTCCGCCCTGCCGCTGATGAAGCTCTGCTTCGAAGGACCCAAGGAAGAGCTCTCGCGCACCGACGTGGCCCAACCGGCAATCTTCACCATGTCGGTGGCCGTCAGCGCGGCGATCGCCCAGAAGCTTGGCCCCCAGGCGGCGACGTTCGTGCCAACGTTTACCGCAGGCTTGAGCCTGGGCGAATACACCGCCCTCTATGCCGCCGGCGCGATGGACTTCGAAACCGGACTCAAGCTCGTCACCCAGCGCGGGCGGTTGATGCAGCAAGCCGCCACGCTTGTGCCCTCGGGCATGGTCAGCGTGATCGGGATGGACGAGCCCCAGGCCGAGTCGTTGTGCCTCCAGGCGTCCCAGGGCGAGGTGCTGGTCTGCGCGAACTTCAACTGCCCGGGACAGATCGTGCTGTCCGGTCAGATCGGCGCCTGCCGCCGCGCCGCCGAAATGGCGCCCGCCGCCGGAGCCAAGATGGCCGTACCGCTCGACGTGGCGGGCGCCTTTCACAGCTCGCTGATGGCCACGGCGGCGGAAACGTTCGCCCAAACCCTTCTGGACGTGCCGTTCAAAGATCCGACCTGCGTGGTGCTGTCCAACGTCGACGCCCGCCCGTACGCCTCGGCGGCAGAGATCCCCGCAAAACTGCTGGCGCAGCTTGTCCAGCCCGTTCGCTGGCAGCAGTGCATGGAGTACCTCATCGCCCAGGGCGCCGGAGCGTTTTACGAGATCGGACCGGGGCGGGTGCTGGCCGGGCTGGCAAAGAGAATCGACAGAAAACTGCCCATCACTTGCGTCAACGCCCCTGACGCGGTAGAACAATTGACCGCAAACGCATAG
- a CDS encoding beta-ketoacyl-ACP synthase III, whose translation MGKSRRAVVTGMGYAVPAKVLTNADFERMVETSDEWIIQRTGIRERHVVSDGESTTDLAVDAARKALANAGKTGADLDLIICATVSPQMLLPSSASMIQNALGATDVPAFDLSAACSGFIFALTTGCQFIENGLYHRVLVIGADCLSRYTDYKDRGSCILFGDGAGAVILEASDAADKGVMYNVLHTDGSGWDFIHIPAGGSAKAATHQTIDAGEHYIKMRGREVYKFAVEKMQWLLGDCMQQCGLKVADIDMVIPHQVNTRIIASAAEKFDLPMDKIYMNIDRYGNTSAASIPLAMAEAASKGLIGPGSTLLLVAFGAGLTWGGSVVRL comes from the coding sequence ATGGGCAAGTCCCGCCGCGCAGTGGTGACAGGCATGGGCTATGCCGTTCCTGCCAAGGTTCTCACCAACGCCGATTTCGAACGCATGGTCGAGACCAGCGATGAATGGATCATCCAGCGCACGGGCATCCGCGAGCGCCACGTCGTTTCCGACGGCGAATCGACCACCGACCTGGCTGTCGACGCCGCCCGCAAGGCCCTGGCCAACGCCGGAAAAACCGGCGCCGACCTGGACCTGATCATCTGCGCCACCGTCAGCCCGCAAATGCTCCTGCCCTCCAGCGCCAGCATGATCCAGAACGCCCTGGGCGCCACCGACGTTCCGGCGTTCGATCTGTCGGCCGCCTGCAGCGGGTTCATCTTCGCGCTGACCACGGGCTGCCAGTTCATCGAGAACGGTCTCTACCACCGCGTGCTCGTGATCGGGGCCGACTGCCTGAGCCGCTACACCGACTATAAAGACCGCGGCAGTTGCATCCTCTTCGGCGACGGCGCCGGGGCGGTGATTCTCGAGGCCTCCGACGCCGCCGACAAGGGCGTGATGTACAACGTCCTGCACACCGACGGGTCGGGCTGGGATTTCATCCACATCCCCGCCGGCGGATCGGCCAAGGCCGCCACGCACCAGACCATCGACGCCGGCGAGCACTACATCAAGATGCGCGGACGCGAGGTCTACAAGTTCGCCGTCGAGAAGATGCAGTGGCTTCTGGGCGACTGCATGCAGCAGTGCGGGCTCAAGGTCGCCGACATCGACATGGTCATCCCCCACCAGGTCAACACGCGGATCATCGCCTCGGCGGCAGAGAAGTTCGACCTGCCCATGGACAAGATCTACATGAACATCGACCGCTACGGCAACACGTCGGCGGCGTCGATCCCGCTGGCGATGGCCGAGGCGGCGTCGAAGGGCCTGATCGGTCCGGGCTCGACGCTGCTGCTGGTGGCCTTCGGAGCCGGGCTGACCTGGGGCGGGTCCGTCGTGCGGCTCTGA
- the plsX gene encoding phosphate acyltransferase PlsX — MRIGIDAMGGDHAPVEEVRGALAARELLAPGDRVVLVGQEDAIRAQLKTEGVADWDQWVDVRHASQFITMNEHPVTSLRAKPDSSLAVMTKMHRDGELQACISAGNTGAFVAAAQMNLRRLPGVHRPGIAVIVPTSHNPVAVCDVGANIQCRPLHLLQYGIMASIYMDAICSVKNARVGLLSVGEEDAKGNELVKATRQLMKADRGVNFIGNVEGRDVFRGTVDVVVCEGFVGNVVLKLIEGMAAGVIKSVLKEIAMVMPDHLDKIKAAGAGLAKKFDFNEYGGAPLLGVAGICIICHGASDFRAIKNAVRVAGDFSRRQVNEQITELCKSTEEA, encoded by the coding sequence ATGCGGATCGGTATTGACGCCATGGGCGGCGATCATGCCCCGGTCGAGGAAGTCCGCGGCGCTCTGGCGGCGCGCGAGTTGCTCGCGCCGGGCGACCGCGTCGTTCTCGTCGGGCAGGAAGACGCCATCCGCGCCCAGCTCAAGACCGAGGGCGTCGCCGACTGGGACCAGTGGGTCGACGTCCGCCACGCCTCGCAGTTCATCACCATGAACGAGCACCCGGTCACCTCGCTGCGGGCCAAACCCGACAGCTCGCTGGCCGTGATGACCAAGATGCACCGCGACGGCGAGCTGCAGGCCTGCATCTCGGCGGGAAACACCGGCGCCTTCGTGGCGGCAGCGCAGATGAACCTGCGCCGCCTTCCGGGCGTACACCGCCCGGGCATCGCCGTGATCGTGCCGACCAGCCACAACCCCGTGGCCGTCTGCGACGTCGGCGCCAACATCCAGTGCCGCCCGCTGCACCTGCTGCAGTACGGGATCATGGCGTCGATCTATATGGACGCCATCTGCTCGGTCAAGAACGCCCGCGTGGGGCTGCTGTCGGTCGGCGAGGAAGACGCCAAGGGCAACGAGCTGGTCAAGGCCACGCGCCAACTGATGAAGGCCGACCGGGGCGTCAACTTCATCGGCAACGTCGAGGGGCGCGACGTCTTCCGCGGCACCGTCGACGTGGTCGTCTGCGAGGGCTTCGTCGGCAACGTCGTGCTCAAGCTGATTGAGGGCATGGCCGCCGGGGTCATCAAGTCGGTGCTCAAAGAGATCGCCATGGTCATGCCCGACCACTTGGACAAAATCAAGGCCGCCGGGGCGGGCCTGGCCAAGAAGTTCGACTTCAATGAATACGGCGGCGCGCCCCTGCTGGGCGTGGCAGGCATCTGCATCATCTGCCACGGCGCCAGCGATTTCCGCGCCATCAAGAACGCCGTGCGTGTGGCCGGCGATTTTTCCAGACGCCAGGTCAACGAGCAGATTACCGAGCTCTGCAAGAGCACCGAGGAAGCATAA
- the rpmF gene encoding 50S ribosomal protein L32 has protein sequence MLPKYKLSRGRTRKRRSHHALRPINLADCPKCNSPKLPHAACSNCGYVRAGLKLEVEEKES, from the coding sequence ATGCTCCCTAAATATAAACTCAGCCGAGGGCGGACGCGCAAGCGCCGCAGCCACCACGCCCTTCGTCCGATCAACCTGGCGGATTGCCCCAAGTGCAATTCCCCCAAGTTGCCCCACGCCGCCTGCAGCAACTGCGGGTACGTGCGTGCAGGGCTCAAACTCGAGGTCGAAGAAAAGGAGAGCTAG
- the alaS gene encoding alanine--tRNA ligase — protein MKSANDIRNEFLDFFAQRGHTFVPSSSLLPGDDPTLLFTNAGMNQFKGIFLGQEKREYVRAHNSQKCIRAGGKHNDLEDVGHDTYHHTFFEMLGNWSFGDYFKADAIAWAWELLTGVWGLPKDRLYATVLAADPAENLAADDEARQIWQQRTDIDPSHIVWGKKKDNFWEMGETGPCGPCTEIHIDLTPDKSGKDLVNAGDRRVMEIWNLVFIQFNRDETRALTPLPAQHVDTGMGLERICMVMQGKSSNYATDLFVPLIEKIETLTSHRYGSKSGLKDRFDVTSAEDLRDVACRVIADHARTLTFAIADGIIPSNEGRGYVLRRILRRAARYGRQYLDISGSFLVDLVPKVVEMMGKAFPELGKRQKYVIETIAGEEESFGRTLDRGIALFEKEADRLRSAGKKELPGEVAFDLYATFGFPVDLTQIMAAERGLSVDMQGYGAAMAAHKETSSAGAAFKAGEIHDLPATDDAGKYHREPITATVLGWVVEGAFVTSGKLAAGQEAAVVLDQTNFYAEQGGQVGDSGVLTSQAGARFEVTDTRLAGSAVLHVGRVSGGALGVGDQVECVVSPARMDIMRNHTATHLLNWALRAELGEHINQAGSEVAADRLRFDFSHNQAMTDEQLHRVETMVNERILADEDVSAHVMPLAEATKIGGVRAVFGEKYPDPVRVVAVGEHGAAAAAVEFCGGTHLDRTGQVGLFKILSQESVAKGVRRITAVTGRAAVAHVQEADRVLSEAARALKVRPDEIAQRIEALQKEIKDLRKKPAAGGTAFPGCGGHDSGRTVYKSDDGRVLVVELPTADVNTIRNFADQQRQKGAAAVMAGGAAEGKVCIVTMVDQALADAGTLNAADWAKAVAPVAGGGGGGKPILGQAGGKDPAKLPAALDAGAEWVQKKLR, from the coding sequence ATGAAATCGGCTAATGACATTCGCAACGAGTTTCTGGACTTCTTCGCTCAGCGTGGGCACACGTTTGTGCCTTCGTCATCGCTGCTGCCCGGCGACGACCCGACGCTGCTGTTCACCAACGCGGGAATGAACCAGTTCAAGGGGATATTCCTCGGCCAGGAAAAACGCGAGTACGTGCGGGCGCACAACTCGCAGAAGTGCATCCGCGCCGGCGGCAAGCATAACGACCTCGAAGACGTCGGCCACGATACGTACCACCACACCTTCTTCGAGATGCTGGGCAACTGGAGTTTCGGCGACTACTTCAAGGCCGACGCCATCGCCTGGGCGTGGGAGCTGCTCACGGGCGTCTGGGGCTTGCCCAAGGATCGCCTGTACGCCACGGTGCTTGCGGCTGACCCGGCGGAGAACCTGGCCGCCGACGACGAGGCGCGGCAGATCTGGCAGCAGCGCACGGACATCGACCCCTCGCACATCGTCTGGGGCAAGAAGAAGGACAACTTCTGGGAGATGGGCGAGACCGGTCCGTGCGGGCCATGCACTGAAATTCACATCGACCTGACGCCCGACAAGAGCGGCAAGGACCTCGTCAACGCCGGCGACCGGCGCGTGATGGAGATCTGGAACCTGGTGTTCATCCAGTTCAATCGCGACGAGACTCGGGCGCTGACGCCGCTGCCGGCCCAGCACGTCGATACGGGCATGGGCCTGGAGCGCATCTGCATGGTCATGCAGGGCAAGAGCAGCAACTACGCCACCGACCTGTTCGTGCCGCTGATCGAGAAAATCGAGACGCTGACGAGCCACCGCTACGGCAGCAAGAGCGGTCTGAAAGACCGCTTCGACGTCACCAGCGCCGAGGACCTCCGCGACGTGGCCTGCCGCGTGATCGCCGACCACGCCCGCACACTGACGTTCGCCATTGCCGACGGGATCATCCCCTCCAACGAAGGGCGGGGCTACGTGCTGCGGCGCATCCTCCGCCGCGCCGCCCGCTACGGCAGGCAGTACCTCGACATCTCCGGCTCGTTCCTGGTGGACCTGGTGCCCAAGGTCGTCGAGATGATGGGCAAGGCCTTCCCCGAGCTTGGCAAGCGGCAGAAGTACGTCATCGAGACGATCGCCGGCGAGGAGGAATCCTTCGGCCGTACGCTGGACCGTGGCATCGCGCTGTTCGAGAAAGAGGCGGATCGCCTGCGCAGCGCGGGCAAGAAAGAATTGCCCGGCGAAGTGGCGTTCGACCTGTACGCGACATTCGGATTTCCTGTGGACCTGACGCAGATCATGGCCGCCGAGCGCGGGCTGAGCGTCGATATGCAGGGTTACGGTGCGGCGATGGCGGCTCACAAGGAGACCTCGTCGGCCGGAGCGGCGTTCAAGGCCGGCGAGATTCACGACCTGCCCGCCACCGACGACGCGGGCAAATACCATCGCGAGCCGATCACGGCCACCGTGTTGGGTTGGGTCGTTGAAGGCGCCTTCGTGACCAGCGGCAAATTGGCCGCCGGGCAGGAAGCAGCCGTCGTGCTCGACCAGACGAACTTCTACGCCGAGCAGGGCGGGCAGGTCGGTGACAGCGGCGTGCTGACATCGCAGGCCGGGGCGCGGTTTGAAGTGACGGACACGCGGCTGGCCGGTTCGGCCGTGCTGCACGTTGGGCGCGTCAGCGGCGGGGCCCTGGGCGTGGGCGACCAGGTTGAGTGCGTCGTCTCGCCGGCGCGGATGGACATCATGCGGAATCACACCGCCACGCACCTGCTCAACTGGGCACTGCGGGCCGAGCTGGGCGAGCACATCAACCAGGCCGGCAGCGAAGTGGCGGCAGACCGCCTGCGGTTCGACTTCTCGCACAACCAAGCCATGACCGACGAGCAGCTCCACCGCGTCGAGACGATGGTCAACGAGCGAATCCTGGCCGACGAGGACGTCTCGGCCCACGTCATGCCGCTGGCCGAGGCAACCAAGATCGGCGGCGTGCGGGCGGTCTTTGGCGAGAAATATCCCGACCCTGTCCGCGTGGTGGCGGTGGGCGAGCACGGCGCCGCCGCGGCGGCTGTCGAGTTCTGCGGCGGAACGCACCTCGACCGCACGGGGCAGGTGGGGTTGTTCAAGATTCTGTCGCAGGAGTCGGTCGCCAAGGGCGTGCGGCGCATTACGGCCGTCACCGGGCGGGCGGCGGTCGCGCACGTTCAGGAGGCTGACCGCGTGCTGTCCGAGGCCGCCCGGGCGCTGAAGGTTCGCCCCGACGAGATCGCCCAGCGTATCGAGGCGCTGCAGAAAGAGATCAAGGACCTGCGAAAGAAACCCGCTGCTGGTGGCACAGCCTTTCCAGGCTGTGGAGGGCACGATAGCGGCCGCACCGTCTACAAGAGCGACGACGGGCGCGTGCTCGTGGTCGAGTTGCCCACGGCGGACGTCAATACCATCCGCAACTTCGCCGACCAGCAGCGCCAGAAAGGCGCCGCAGCGGTGATGGCCGGCGGGGCCGCTGAGGGCAAGGTCTGCATCGTCACGATGGTAGACCAGGCGCTGGCCGACGCGGGAACGCTCAATGCGGCCGACTGGGCCAAGGCGGTCGCGCCCGTGGCTGGCGGCGGAGGCGGCGGCAAGCCGATCCTGGGCCAGGCCGGCGGCAAAGACCCCGCCAAGCTTCCCGCGGCGCTGGATGCAGGCGCAGAGTGGGTTCAGAAGAAACTCAGGTAG